A region of Vitis riparia cultivar Riparia Gloire de Montpellier isolate 1030 chromosome 1, EGFV_Vit.rip_1.0, whole genome shotgun sequence DNA encodes the following proteins:
- the LOC117913388 gene encoding cyclin-L1-1-like isoform X1, producing the protein MDVEGEGREEPIPSKSEHRTEASGERNKEREREREMDRDRERAKARDRDRGRDSDRERERDEIDKDREKVKDRKHRSKDRGGHSEKSRRHSSRDRDYHSSSYSSREKDRHRHHPYS; encoded by the exons ATGGATGTGGAGGGAGAGGGTAGAGAAGAGCCCATACCATCCAAGTCTGAGCATAGAACAGAGGCAAGTGGGGAAAGGAACAAGGAGAGGGAAAGGGAGAGAGAAATGGACAGGGACAGGGAAAGAGCAAAAGCACGGGACCGTGATAGAGGAAGGGATTCTGATAGGGAACGGGAGCGTGATGAGATTGACAAGGACCGGGAGAAGGTGAAGGATAGAAAACATCGGTCTAAGGATAGAG GAGGGCATTCAGAGAAATCAAGGCGTCACTCATCTCGAG ATCGGGACTACCACAGCTCCTCTTATTCTTCAAGGGAGAAGGATCGCCATAGACATCATCCTTACTCTTGA
- the LOC117913388 gene encoding cyclin-L1-1-like isoform X2 has translation MDVEGEGREEPIPSKSEHRTEASGERNKEREREREMDRDRERAKARDRDRGRDSDRERERDEIDKDREKVKDRKHRSKDREKSRRHSSRDRDYHSSSYSSREKDRHRHHPYS, from the exons ATGGATGTGGAGGGAGAGGGTAGAGAAGAGCCCATACCATCCAAGTCTGAGCATAGAACAGAGGCAAGTGGGGAAAGGAACAAGGAGAGGGAAAGGGAGAGAGAAATGGACAGGGACAGGGAAAGAGCAAAAGCACGGGACCGTGATAGAGGAAGGGATTCTGATAGGGAACGGGAGCGTGATGAGATTGACAAGGACCGGGAGAAGGTGAAGGATAGAAAACATCGGTCTAAGGATAGAG AGAAATCAAGGCGTCACTCATCTCGAG ATCGGGACTACCACAGCTCCTCTTATTCTTCAAGGGAGAAGGATCGCCATAGACATCATCCTTACTCTTGA